A single Xylanimonas cellulosilytica DSM 15894 DNA region contains:
- a CDS encoding glycosyltransferase encodes MSSPEISVCMAAYNGARYIGEQLRSILDQLGPDDEVVVVDDASKDATADVVEAVGDPRVRLLRAPANRGYVRTFEAAIQAARGRFVFLADQDDVWRAGRVTAMRAALEDRAVVATNLATLGRGGTLTGPFGQPDWHLRAADSDRPWRNVLGILAGNRPYYGCAMAVRRDALTVALPFPAYLNESHDLWLALVGNLSHSMRHLELRSIERRLHGENQTPNRPRGPLAVLRSRLLLLRAIATLLVRRRRLRTAG; translated from the coding sequence ATGTCCTCGCCCGAGATCAGCGTCTGCATGGCCGCGTACAACGGTGCCCGCTACATCGGGGAGCAGCTCCGCTCGATCCTCGACCAGCTCGGGCCCGACGACGAGGTCGTCGTCGTCGACGACGCGTCGAAGGACGCCACGGCCGACGTCGTCGAGGCGGTCGGCGACCCGCGCGTCCGGCTGCTGCGTGCACCGGCGAACCGCGGGTACGTGCGCACCTTCGAGGCTGCGATCCAGGCGGCACGAGGGCGGTTCGTGTTCCTCGCCGACCAGGACGACGTCTGGCGTGCCGGGCGTGTCACGGCCATGCGCGCGGCCCTCGAGGACCGCGCCGTCGTCGCCACCAACCTCGCGACCCTCGGGCGCGGCGGGACGTTGACCGGTCCGTTCGGCCAGCCCGACTGGCACCTGCGTGCCGCCGACTCGGACCGCCCGTGGCGCAACGTGCTGGGGATCCTCGCCGGGAACCGGCCGTATTACGGCTGCGCGATGGCCGTCCGGCGGGACGCGCTGACGGTCGCGCTGCCGTTCCCCGCGTACCTGAACGAGTCGCACGACCTGTGGCTGGCGCTCGTGGGCAACCTGTCGCACAGCATGCGCCACCTGGAGCTGCGGTCCATCGAGCGTCGGCTGCACGGCGAGAACCAGACGCCGAACCGCCCGCGCGGACCGCTCGCCGTGCTCCGGTCCCGGCTGCTGCTGCTGCGAGCGATCGCCACGCTCCTGGTGCGGCGGCGGCGTCTGCGCACCGCCGGCTGA